One window of Nostoc sp. TCL26-01 genomic DNA carries:
- a CDS encoding helix-turn-helix domain-containing protein produces MSRIAKLREEKQLTQRQIAEALGLDVSTVRNWEKSRDGVKMFVRVAKLCELLDCQPKDLYESVEAEEDAEP; encoded by the coding sequence GTGTCTAGGATTGCAAAACTCAGAGAAGAAAAACAATTGACTCAACGGCAAATTGCTGAAGCGTTAGGGCTTGATGTCTCTACTGTTCGCAATTGGGAAAAAAGCCGAGATGGAGTCAAAATGTTCGTTCGTGTAGCCAAACTCTGTGAGTTACTCGATTGTCAACCAAAAGACCTCTACGAATCTGTGGAGGCTGAAGAGGATGCTGAACCTTAA
- a CDS encoding zinc ribbon domain-containing protein: MDTLKLPRPQESLADYIKRIRTSVGMTQFELAIAAGIHSRSIGKIERGLTTRLNHKTLRGLAGGLGIPQEYLEAVERGESVKPVSAVKFCPHCWTPGANPDPLWSQVRAKFCYLCGMQLQTSCAHCGELVVSLKYKFCPMCGKSYKQKSQNR, translated from the coding sequence ATGGATACTTTAAAACTGCCTCGACCCCAAGAATCCCTGGCTGACTATATCAAGCGCATTAGAACATCTGTTGGGATGACTCAGTTTGAGTTGGCTATTGCTGCGGGAATTCATTCTCGGTCTATTGGGAAGATTGAACGAGGATTAACCACCAGACTCAATCATAAAACGCTGCGTGGTCTTGCTGGTGGCTTAGGCATTCCCCAGGAATATCTGGAAGCTGTTGAAAGGGGTGAATCCGTTAAGCCTGTCAGTGCAGTTAAGTTTTGCCCGCATTGCTGGACTCCTGGGGCGAATCCCGATCCTCTCTGGAGTCAAGTTAGGGCTAAGTTTTGTTATCTGTGCGGTATGCAGTTGCAGACGAGTTGCGCTCACTGTGGTGAGTTAGTTGTGTCTTTGAAGTATAAATTTTGTCCGATGTGCGGCAAGTCTTATAAACAGAAGAGTCAAAATCGCTGA
- a CDS encoding tyrosine-type recombinase/integrase, translated as MKQTVTLATVVVEFLERPGLAFSTKETYSLTLGLLLQEYGSWPIEIISRQTLVEYLNTLTHLKYTTHNKHQAILQSLFNFAIEQGYIKSNPIRGIKQRPPSREKGEHRTDEIIRFLTPSQLEILYNAVADDPRLNAIVHLLHHTGCRIGELLALNLESVDLLNWKFQVLGKGNKQRWCFYNEATAIALNKYINYDRHKQSLALFTAQHPVTMKISRMSYRTLHDYWREITNKHSLLQGVRIHDLRHTFATERVGIISIEQLRALMGHESIQTTLRYQKVTSQKAEEAARLAFNLLTKVDKLD; from the coding sequence GTGAAACAGACAGTAACATTAGCCACTGTCGTAGTTGAATTTTTAGAACGTCCTGGGTTGGCATTCAGTACCAAGGAGACATATTCTCTGACCTTGGGATTGTTACTGCAAGAGTATGGAAGTTGGCCAATTGAAATTATCAGTCGTCAAACATTAGTCGAGTATTTAAATACCCTGACACATTTAAAATATACAACTCACAACAAGCATCAAGCGATACTACAAAGCCTATTTAACTTTGCCATAGAACAAGGATACATAAAATCCAACCCCATTCGGGGAATCAAACAGCGTCCACCTTCACGAGAAAAAGGTGAACATCGCACAGATGAAATTATACGGTTCTTAACTCCATCACAGTTAGAAATACTGTATAACGCTGTAGCCGATGACCCCCGCCTTAACGCGATTGTGCATTTATTACATCACACAGGATGTAGAATTGGTGAGCTTTTGGCACTAAATCTAGAATCGGTAGACCTCCTTAATTGGAAATTTCAAGTATTGGGAAAAGGAAATAAACAAAGGTGGTGTTTCTACAACGAAGCTACGGCGATAGCACTAAATAAATATATAAATTACGACCGACATAAACAATCACTCGCCTTATTTACAGCACAGCATCCAGTGACGATGAAAATCAGTAGAATGAGCTACCGAACACTGCATGATTACTGGCGAGAAATTACCAATAAACACTCACTCCTTCAAGGTGTTCGTATTCATGATTTACGACATACATTTGCCACAGAGCGCGTAGGCATAATTAGTATTGAACAACTGCGTGCATTGATGGGTCATGAAAGTATCCAAACAACTTTACGCTATCAAAAAGTTACATCACAAAAAGCAGAAGAAGCTGCACGTCTTGCCTTCAATCTGTTGACTAAAGTTGATAAATTAGACTGA
- a CDS encoding Tn3 family transposase, translating to MTLIDRTAYPKFKQFPSPKELAELYTPQSAEIKFAKSKTKSHEGFLSFMVMLKSFQRLGYFPHPELVPIAVTRHIRSCLKLQDWVKAVPSERQRYTYLQAIRDYLKVKQYDKTGQRLIAALVAEAAEVKDHPADLINVAIEELVKERYELPAFSTLDRLIRHIRSMVNNRLFALCSEGLSINEQIYLDQLLVVTDNEVDENATLNLLKSPPKSAKLSGIKLLQSKFDILMTFGDAKRLLQSIARTKVRHFASQARALDISEFQDINLPKRRTLLLCLLYEAQVKTRDYLVDMFIKRILKIQNNAKQRLQELRDKHLTETSELLATLGQVLKASTKAKETQDNAVFGEQVQSILDEHGGTELLLQKLDEIAAYNTNNHLPLMWRFYSANRKALFSLVRSLDILSTSADESVIKALKFVLDHEHKRAKYLPNEIDLDFISSNWRALVVEEIDGTEVLVRQQLEICIFSNLATEFKTGDACVVGSESYADFREQLLSHAECEPLIESYCRLLEFPANPDDFVKHLQDKLTIVADAVDKICAVDKQFTINKDGEPVLKRIPSLAQTHEVEELESKIRALMPERSILEILCNVEHWLNWTRHFGLFSGSEPKISEPAERYIFTTFSYGCNLGPNQMARHSQGAVTSHMISYTNRRHISAAKIEAAIRDIINTYNRFSLPSCWGTGKKAAADGSKFEIYENNLHSEYHIRYGGYGGIAYHHVSDKYIALFTHFITCGVWEAVYILDGLLKNLSDIQPDTLHADTQGQSGPVFAISYLLGIKLMPRIRNWKDHAFVRPSEDVSYKYLDPLFKGVVNWNLIQTHWYDMMRVVLSIKAGKVMPSTLLRKLGSYSRKNRLYQAFLELGKVVRTMFLLEYISNMRMRSEINAITNIVEMYHAFLDWVFFGKEGAITENDPIEQEKRLKYLDLVASAVILQNTVDMSLAIQTLAAQGEVIHQRHVAALSPYVNRHIKRYGDYVVNLRNIPQPLEVAISLPSEIFET from the coding sequence ATGACCTTAATTGACCGGACTGCATATCCTAAATTCAAACAATTTCCCAGCCCGAAAGAGCTTGCAGAGCTTTATACCCCACAAAGCGCAGAAATCAAGTTTGCAAAGTCCAAAACTAAGAGCCACGAAGGATTTCTTAGTTTTATGGTCATGCTAAAATCCTTCCAACGACTTGGTTATTTTCCCCACCCCGAATTAGTACCGATTGCGGTTACCCGTCATATACGGTCGTGTTTAAAGTTACAAGATTGGGTAAAAGCAGTCCCATCTGAACGCCAACGCTACACTTATCTTCAGGCGATTCGGGATTACCTGAAAGTCAAACAGTATGATAAAACAGGTCAAAGATTAATAGCCGCATTAGTTGCAGAAGCTGCTGAGGTAAAAGACCATCCTGCTGATTTAATCAATGTAGCCATTGAAGAATTAGTTAAAGAACGATACGAGTTACCAGCATTTAGCACCCTTGACCGATTAATTCGCCACATTCGTTCAATGGTCAATAATCGCTTGTTTGCACTTTGTTCTGAGGGGCTTTCCATCAATGAGCAGATTTATTTAGACCAATTACTGGTGGTTACAGATAATGAGGTAGATGAAAATGCTACTCTTAATTTACTAAAATCGCCACCGAAAAGTGCCAAACTTAGTGGGATAAAACTCCTACAAAGTAAGTTTGATATTCTTATGACCTTTGGTGATGCCAAGCGACTGCTGCAAAGTATTGCCAGAACTAAAGTTAGACATTTTGCGTCCCAGGCTAGGGCTTTGGATATCTCAGAATTTCAAGATATCAATTTACCCAAACGTCGGACATTGCTGTTATGTCTATTGTACGAGGCACAGGTGAAAACCCGTGATTATCTTGTCGATATGTTCATTAAACGTATCCTCAAGATTCAAAATAATGCTAAACAGCGATTGCAGGAATTACGCGATAAACATTTAACTGAAACATCAGAGTTATTGGCTACCTTGGGGCAAGTATTAAAAGCATCGACAAAAGCCAAAGAAACTCAGGATAATGCTGTTTTTGGAGAACAGGTGCAATCAATTTTGGATGAACATGGTGGTACAGAATTGTTGCTGCAAAAGTTGGATGAGATTGCGGCGTATAACACCAACAACCATTTACCGTTGATGTGGCGGTTTTATTCTGCCAATCGGAAAGCACTTTTTAGTTTGGTACGTTCTTTAGATATTCTCTCTACTTCTGCTGATGAATCAGTAATTAAAGCATTAAAGTTCGTGTTAGACCATGAACACAAACGTGCTAAGTATTTACCTAATGAGATTGATTTAGATTTTATTAGTAGTAACTGGCGTGCGCTAGTTGTAGAAGAAATTGATGGCACTGAGGTTTTGGTTCGTCAGCAGTTAGAAATTTGCATCTTTTCAAACCTGGCGACTGAATTTAAAACAGGAGATGCTTGTGTTGTAGGTTCAGAAAGTTATGCCGATTTCCGCGAACAATTATTGAGTCATGCTGAATGTGAACCATTGATAGAGTCATACTGTCGCTTACTTGAATTTCCTGCTAACCCGGATGATTTTGTTAAACACCTACAGGATAAATTAACGATTGTCGCTGACGCTGTAGATAAGATTTGTGCGGTTGATAAACAATTCACTATCAATAAAGATGGAGAACCTGTACTTAAAAGAATTCCATCCCTAGCTCAAACGCATGAAGTGGAAGAATTAGAATCAAAAATTCGGGCTTTAATGCCGGAACGTAGTATCTTAGAAATCCTTTGTAATGTTGAGCATTGGTTGAACTGGACAAGGCATTTTGGTCTGTTTTCAGGAAGCGAACCCAAAATATCTGAGCCTGCTGAACGTTATATTTTTACTACGTTTAGCTATGGCTGTAATCTTGGCCCAAATCAGATGGCTCGTCATTCCCAAGGTGCAGTGACTTCTCACATGATTTCTTATACAAACCGTCGCCATATTAGTGCTGCCAAAATTGAAGCGGCAATTCGGGATATTATCAATACGTACAACCGTTTTAGTTTACCGTCTTGTTGGGGTACAGGGAAGAAGGCTGCTGCTGACGGAAGCAAGTTTGAGATATACGAGAATAATTTACACAGCGAGTATCACATCCGCTACGGTGGTTATGGTGGTATTGCTTATCACCATGTCTCTGATAAGTACATTGCTTTGTTTACTCATTTCATTACTTGTGGTGTGTGGGAAGCGGTGTATATTTTGGATGGGTTATTGAAAAATCTCTCCGATATTCAACCAGATACTTTGCACGCAGATACCCAAGGGCAATCTGGGCCTGTGTTTGCCATTTCTTACCTGTTGGGTATCAAGTTGATGCCGCGCATTCGCAACTGGAAGGATCATGCTTTTGTGCGCCCAAGTGAAGATGTCAGCTACAAGTATCTCGACCCTTTGTTTAAGGGTGTGGTCAATTGGAATCTGATTCAGACTCACTGGTATGACATGATGCGGGTGGTGCTGTCGATTAAGGCAGGAAAGGTGATGCCTTCTACTTTGTTGCGGAAGTTGGGCAGTTACAGTCGCAAGAACCGACTTTATCAAGCATTCCTGGAGTTGGGGAAGGTTGTACGGACGATGTTTCTGCTAGAGTACATTTCTAATATGAGGATGCGCTCTGAAATTAATGCCATCACGAATATTGTCGAGATGTACCACGCTTTCTTGGATTGGGTCTTTTTTGGTAAGGAAGGGGCGATTACAGAGAATGACCCAATTGAGCAGGAAAAGCGGTTGAAATACCTCGATTTGGTCGCTTCTGCTGTGATTTTGCAAAATACAGTTGATATGTCTTTGGCGATTCAGACTCTAGCTGCACAGGGAGAGGTGATTCATCAGCGTCATGTTGCGGCGTTGAGTCCCTACGTGAATAGGCATATCAAGCGATACGGTGATTATGTGGTGAATTTACGTAATATTCCTCAACCTTTGGAAGTGGCGATTTCTTTACCCTCTGAAATCTTTGAAACCTAG